The genomic interval ACACCGACAATTCGCTGATCCCGGCTGGATACGCCGACCATAATCGTGATCCGCCCAGCGAACCCCATCGTGGAAATACGGAAGATATAACCAAGCTGTTGTCCGTTCCCAACGGCCGCCAGGGTTTCCAAAATATGGACATTGTATTCCTCAGCTACCCTGGCGAGTACTTCCTCGGGAAGGCTCAAAATCTCAAATTCCTCTGCCTCAACAAAAACCCTTCTACGAGCCTGCAGGAGCTCCTCGCGAAGCCTTTGCGCGATTATATCCGCGGTCAACTCGTTAACGATCCCCAGGGACAGGGCCGCCAAGGCACAAGCCAAAGCCAGAATCAGCGCATTTCTCCAGAGGTTTTTCATCGGCTTTTCACCCCGAACCGGACCGGAATCATTTTATCGAGCAAAGGAACCAGGGCGTTCATCATCAAAATCCCAAAAGTCACCCCTTCCGGGTACGCTCCCAAGAGACGGATGATCGCGGTCAGCATCCCGGCGCCAAGGCCGAAAACAAGGCGGGCCCTTGGCGCCATCGGCGTGGTAACGTAATCAGTAGCCATGAAACAGGCTCCGATCACCACCCCGCCGCTGAGCAGGTGAA from Atribacteraceae bacterium carries:
- a CDS encoding RnfABCDGE type electron transport complex subunit G — translated: MKNLWRNALILALACALAALSLGIVNELTADIIAQRLREELLQARRRVFVEAEEFEILSLPEEVLARVAEEYNVHILETLAAVGNGQQLGYIFRISTMGFAGRITIMVGVSSRDQRIVGVEVMEHEETPGLGSAITEPDFLDQFVAKPVGDPFRLGQDIQAVTGATVSSRAVLEACLGAVRLFEEVKE